The Martelella sp. AD-3 genome includes a region encoding these proteins:
- the lipB gene encoding lipoyl(octanoyl) transferase LipB, which yields MERREIDFLMHAGPGAPPVRWRVSEGLVPYPEALATMEREVDLIARGEADELVWLVEHPPLYTAGTSAVRQDLLTPDRFPVFETGRGGEYTYHGPGQRVAYLMLDLKRRRRDVRAFVAAIEETIIKTLDRMNVRGERREDRVGVWVKRPERPPLPDGSPAEDKIAAIGIRLRRWVSFHGLSINVEPDLEHFAGIVPCGISGYGVTSLVDLGLPVTTEDVDICLRQAFEEVFGETVAEAR from the coding sequence ATGGAACGACGCGAAATCGATTTTCTGATGCATGCCGGGCCCGGCGCGCCGCCGGTAAGATGGCGGGTTTCGGAGGGGCTTGTCCCCTATCCCGAAGCACTTGCCACCATGGAACGGGAGGTCGATCTGATCGCCCGCGGCGAAGCGGACGAGCTTGTCTGGCTGGTCGAGCACCCGCCGCTTTACACCGCCGGCACAAGCGCGGTTCGGCAGGATCTCCTGACGCCTGACCGCTTTCCCGTCTTCGAGACCGGACGCGGCGGCGAATACACCTATCACGGCCCCGGACAGCGGGTCGCCTATCTGATGCTCGACCTGAAGCGGCGGCGGCGCGATGTCCGGGCCTTCGTCGCAGCGATCGAGGAGACCATCATCAAGACGCTCGACAGGATGAACGTGCGCGGCGAGCGGCGCGAGGACCGGGTCGGCGTCTGGGTGAAACGGCCGGAGCGCCCGCCCCTGCCGGATGGCTCCCCGGCCGAAGACAAGATCGCGGCCATCGGCATCAGACTGCGCCGCTGGGTCAGCTTTCACGGCCTGTCGATCAATGTGGAGCCGGATCTCGAGCATTTCGCCGGCATTGTTCCCTGCGGCATTTCGGGATACGGCGTCACCAGCCTTGTCGACCTCGGCCTGCCGGTGACGACGGAGGATGTCGATATCTGTCTGCGGCAGGCCTTCGAGGAGGTCTTCGGCGAAACAGTGGCAGAGGCGCGCTGA